GGATGTAAATCACATTGTCATGcaatcatattgctcaaatagCATTGGTGAATAAGCATTTGTATTTAGATTTACAGCTGGTTTATAAAGTTGTAGTATCACTTGTAATTATAAGTTTGAGAACAATgtattatacagtggggcaaaaaagtatttagtcagccaccaattgtgcaagttctcccacttaaaaagatgagagaggcctgtattgttcatcataggtacacttcaactatgacagacaaaattagggaaaaaaatccagaaaatcacattgtaggattttttatgaatttatttgcaaattatggtggaaaataagtatttggtcaataacaaaagtttctctcaatactttgttatataccctttgttggcaatgacagaggtcaaatgttttctttaattcttcacaatgttttcacacactgttgctggtattttggcccattcctccatgcagatctcctctagagcagtgctgttttggggctgttgctgggcaacatggactttcaactccctccaaagattttctatggggttgagatatctatggggttgagatctggagactggctaggccactccaggacattgaaatgcttcttacgaagccactccttcattgcccgggcgatGTGTTTGGGACCATTGTCATGccgaaagacccagccacatttcatcttcaatgcccttgatgATGGATGgagattttcactcaaaatctcacgatacatggccccattcattctttcctttacacggatcagtcgtcctggtccctttgcagaaaaacagccccaaagcatgatgtttccacccccatgcttcacagtaggtatggtgttctttggatgcaactcagcatgctttgtcctccaaacacaacgagttgagtttttaccaaaaagttatattttggtttcatctgaccatttaACATTCTCCCAAtcctcttctggatcatccaaatgctctctagcaaacttcagacgggcctggacatgtactggcttaagcagggggacacgtctggcactgcaggatttgagtccctggcggcgtagtgtgttactgatggcagGCTTTGTtgctttggtcccagctctctgcaggtcattcactaggtcccccgtgtggttctgggatttttcctcaccgttcttgtgataattttgaccccacggggtgagatcttgcgtggagccccagatcgagggagattatcagtggtcttgtatatcttccatttcctaataattgctcccacagttgatttcttcaaaccaagctgattacctattgcagattcagtcttcctagcctggtgcaggtctacaattttgtttctggtgtcctttgacaggtctttggtcttggccatagtggagtttggagtgtgactgtttgaggttgtggacaggtgtcttttatactgataacaagttcaaacaggtgccattaatacaggtaacgagtggaggacagaggagcctcttaaagaagaagttacaggtctgtgagagccagaaatcttgcttgtttgtaggtgaccaaatacttattttccaccataatttgtaaataaattcattataaatcatacaatgtgattttctggattttttttccccctcattttgtctgtcatagttgaagtgtacctatgatgaaaattacagggctctcttatttttaagtgggagaacttgcacaactggtggctgactaaatacttttttgccccactatatactCAGCATAATTGCTATGCAAATATGTAACAAAAAAATAGTAAACTACTGTACTGTGCAATGATGTCTGTACACAACACTAAGTGTCTTGATAACATAACACCGATATTTTACATAACTCCCTGTAGGCAACATCCTGGTACTTCCAAACCTACTCCATCTATTCAGCACTGACTGATCTTCTATATGTCACCCATAGGAGGCTAAACTCAACTGAACTGGGGCACTTCTACGTGCCATATTAATGGCTGTATGACTGGTGTAAACTAACAAGAGAGTTGGCAAGTTAACAAGAATTGGAAACAGGTAGCGCCAGACAACCTTTATCACTGCATGTGCATAAGGAGTGCCTACAACTGTAATCTTGACGTGCCGTTCGAGTTGAGTACCAAGCGATTTGAGTGAATGGCTGAGTTAGGGTCTTTTGTGTGAAGTCCATGACTGGTAATTTCCTCCTCCCACCGACCACGCTAGTCCGTGGAAAGACAAGATACACCCACGTTCATATCCTATCTTATAACAAGTCCCCACTAACCAAGTTAATAAAATCAACTGGTGTTGATCCATGTCTTTCTTGACCAAACAGAAGGAGTCATACCTGGATGTTTTGGATGAGTTCGCTGTAGTTAAACTCGGCCGACGATTGATCGCTGGGCTCAGACAGAGATAGGTTCAACCGCACGGTAATCCGTTTTCCTTCAGCGTTGTCCTTGTCGCTACTAGTTTTGCCGAAAAGCCCACCGCCACCATCTGCCCCGGACGCTTTCGTTTCGACCTCACCATCCGCATCCAAGTCGATGTCGGCCTCGTCATCCTCCAACCGGCGTTTCCTAGTCTCCGTGGCTGATCCCGCAGCGAAGGCCGAGAGGGTGACAAATTGTACTTTTCTCGGTTCGGCCATTTGGATGTGCTGCCTGTCTGAACCTCGCTTCGGACAGACAGCGACAGCGCGAGCTACTTCGCGAAACTACTTCAAATTTGCGAATTGAATGGGTTTGCGCGAAAATGCAATGTCTATTTAGTGGCTAATAAGATGTAAGGGGGTCGTCCGCACCATTCGAACTGAATTTCAGGGGATGAGATGGTCGGGGAAAAGTTGTTTTTTCAGTAGCTACTTGCATCCTCAATTGCTATGGGATCGAGACATTCAAGGTGGCCATCTTGGATTTGAGGAGTAAATAAAATATCAGAGAGAGGTCACTGGGCCTGCGCACACAGACAAAACGGAAGTAGCGTGAGCGAGGGGGGGTATCATAGCCAATCACTGCATTTGCCCCCATTTTAATCCCGCCCCTATCACAATAGGCGATAATAAGAACATCTGAAGAAGATGGCACTAGTATTATGACCTTAACGGAGATGTCTTTTGTGAAAGGACATCTTATCAGATCATAACCCATGTCACCAGAATCATTTTGCTCACTAATATAGAAAATGGATGGGAATCTGTTTTGATGGCATTCTtatgtcatccattcagtcagtgctgaaatgctgaattgtggGTTTTTCCACAATGACCTATCTCAAACTGAACCAAATAAGCCAGTTGGGTGACTCTGAGTTACCGTCATGGGCACTGACGACACAACACAAGCAAAACATTGGTGAACACCTGTTGAAATTGAGTTTTTTTTGTTGCGTTCAATTATTTTGTAGAGACACTGCTTCCTTTAATTTAGATGATTAAGAAGTTTATTAGCAATAGGGTATTTTGGACTTCAAAAGACAGTACATGTACCATTTCATTCAAATGTATGCCTATTTGTGTCAGTTTGCCCACAATAAAAAAACAACATCATGACAGAAATAGTGAATGAATATAGAACAAACAATAGAGAGAAAAGGGTCAACAACCCTTTATAAAGAGAACACTGTTTAATACTTGTATCAGCATCATTTGAGTaatacaaaataaacatttgaatACAATTGATTGGCGAGATTGTACAGAATTATATACATTgcaaataaaacatgtattaCATGATATAAATACTGTGACACATGTACAATAAAGCACATCAATACACATTGTGCATGACTCATGAGAACATGTTATTTTATAGATTTTCACTAGTAAAGTGTCTGATAAAAAAATGCACATGTAAACCACATATATAATGTAATAAGTGTATTATGTGAGTTAAGCACGTTATGGCATTGCTATGTCAGAGGAACCCGGTTGTCTTTGGCCCATTTCCTCAGAGCTCTGATAATGTACTCCACCTGGGGGTTCTGTGTGCTTCTCAACAGGGGCAGCACCTCCTTCAAGGTTTCCCTGTGGAACCACAGACAATGGTTCTTAGTGATGGGAAGTTAGGAACAGGTCATATTGTACAATGGCAATTTTTTCATAACATTACCATCATGGATGTTGATAAAGTAGAAAAATGAAAGTGCCTGAATCACAAAAGTCACACTTTACCGTGCAATGCAAATTACTCAAGGTACAAAAATGATGTGCCAAAACATCTCTGTGGAGGACATGATTTTCATATTTGATGTGTTGGGGACTGTGTAGGGGACAAATCTTTAACACAGACAAGTGTTGGTATCAAAATTGGACTTAAGACTAAGAACCTTAGTCAATACTTACTTTGGCTCTCTGCCTGCCAGAATGAGCTGGAAGATTCCGACACAGGCCCCTCTCTTGCCCTCCCAGTAGTTGGAGTCGGGATCCAGTTTCTCCAGAGTATCGAATGCTTTGGCTGCCCAGTAGAACTGACCCATCTGGAAGCACAGACCGACAGAGCAACATTTAATTGCAATGAATATTGAGAAAGCTTGGCCTTTGCTAATCTCGTCCCCAGTCTATTGTGGAGGAAGTCTGGTGCGGGAGATTAAGCCATTGCTGACTTGTGGTTAGCCTGGAAACTAAGttagtagagagaatagtagtGAGCCTCACCTTATAGCAGTCGTTGGCAATGAGTTGTAGGAGGCTGAAGGAGTCTGGCGAAGCCCCCATCTTCAGATACAGCTCCCAGGCTAGCCGGCCTTTCTGGTTCATGATGTCTGAGCGAGAGGAGAGACAACACTATTTAGAAAATATATTTATTCAAATAAATTCGTCATATATTTCGTTTCTTAGATCATTCATGTAGATATCGTATTGATGTAAAAGGTATTGAAATTATATTGACGACAAATGGATAATGTATTTCAGACTGGATACATACAGCAACGAGTCAGCCAGCTCAGGTATACATAGTCAGTCTTCATCTTCTCACCCTGGATCAGCAGAAATATCTGAGTCCAATATAAAAGAATGTTACAACATGAATTTTGAACTGATTCAATACACACTACTCATGCAAGCAGAAAAGCATTTTTCTATGTTGACAGGATGTACCTCCTCTGCTTCTTTGTAGTTGCCCAAGGCAGCTTTGGCCTGGGCATAGTTGAAATTGAACATATCCTCGGTATAGAAGTAACTCTGTTAATGACAAACCAAAATGAAACAAACAGAAATAATGCTCACCTCCTTTCCCCATGTATACATATTAATTCCACACCAATCCATAAATATGTCATGCACTCAAATGCAAAGGAAAGAAAAATTATTGCGTATGTGTGTGGAAACATGCCAACGTGGTGTACTGTCCTAGTGCTACATGCTTTGGGCCATGCAAACCTTGACTGAGTTAAGGTAGATGAGAACGTCTTCAAACTGCCTCAGAAGGAAGAAACAGGAAGCCATACACTGTCTTCCAGGTATCGTGTCTGAGGAGAGTGAGATACAGACAGTGAGACAAAGACGCACATGCTCACTccaacacagatatacacacacacacacacacacacacacacacacacacacacacacacacacacaacctaactCCTAGCTTCTTGGTTAAATCGCTTTAGATTCATTCATTCACATTACCGCATTCGCTGGCTGAGCCTCCGACCAGCTGGAAGAACTGTTGAGCGATCTTCAGGTGATCCCTCTGTAGCAGAGATACCGGCAGGGACGAGGAGGGAACAGAGACTGCTCGTCAGTCAGATTTCATATCAGTGATGATCTTACTAAACCAGGTTTATAAGACATTTCTAATCTACTCAGACATTTCTACTGTGTGGTCCTAGGGGGTTTTCGGGTAGTTTGTCAAAACACTTACTCACCGATCCAATTTCTTGACCCAAAGCAGCATTCACCACTCCTTTCAAAATGTACTCCTTAAATAAATAGATTGTGTTAAGACACTGCATGTACGCTATTAAGGCTTTAGTCTTTAAACAGCGAGACTTCCTCTCATGACACCTGATAATGTGAAACTATTACTACCTGTGGTGTGGTTGGCTCCAAGTCTTTTATGAGGGTGTAAGCCTCTTGAACATCATCTGAAACATAAAGATGCACATTACTGATGACAAAATAGCTATTGAACTTTTCAATGTAAGGATTAGGATTCAAAGACAACCACCAATGGCTAAGACCCACCTTGTCTGAGGTAGTAGATGACCAGATTCAATCGAGCCTCAGAGATGACATCAATCAACGGGGGTAGCACCTGCAACGCCCCTTCCCCACCACGAAACACCACCTGGGGTGATTGGAGGTTAAAGGTTATAGAGCATGGGGTCACTGTCATGCAAACACAGTCACACAACAGAGGTGGTGGAATGGGTTACCAGGTTATGCCGGATAAGCTCCTTAGCAAACTCAAAGGAGCAGGAGGAGATGTCTATGAGGTTCTTTAactcagcctgagagagaaaagAACACATTGAACCACATTATTTATTGCTGTACAATGACAAGTGTAGGCATGAACATCGACTGTGGTTGTCAAGGCAAACACGCGTGTAGATGCATGGCAGTCTGTTTTGACCCGTTGACGCATACGGAGTTGCTTTACCTCGGCTGCCTTGCCGTTGTACAGCCTGAAGTGGTTGCAGGCCTTAAGGTTGAGAGCGATGGTGGATTCAGGAATGCTCTGCAGATACACAGCCAACACCTCTTGGGAAACATCATAGTAGTCCAACTTGTAGTAGCACAGCGCTACGTACACATTAAGAGCCAGGAAATCTCTGGGGTTAAAAGAAAAATCAGTAAATATGGTAAAACATGCAATAGCTAGTCCCACAGCTCACATTGCATTCTTGAATAGAAGTCCTTGTGCATCTTTCTCTCTTGCTTTTTGACTGCACCGTCCAATATAATACACCATCTTTCTCCACTGCAAAATAACTATACccgtctctctccatcttcttgtCTCAACACAATGAAATGTGTCCTTCCAATTTTCTAATACTTCATCCTAAATATATGGCTTATAGTGTGTTTACTGTATATAGTTATAAGAATTTACAGTAAAATTGACACCGACTCATTCAGACAATACACAATACCCATTGGTACTAGTGGGACCACTGTAATCTGGCATATGAGGGATTTGTGTGACTATGCTCTTGCCTATCAGTGATTTTGATGAAGGGACATGGGAGAAAGGTTCAGTATAAGTACCTATTCTGTAGCAGGATGCGTTTGTAGATGTCAATGGCCTCCTGGTAGTGTGACCTCATGTAGTGGATGGAGGCCAGGCTCAGCTGGTCCTCAGTCACATCCTCCAGGTTCTGGTGGAAACCCATCAGCTTCTTCTCATCGTTGAACTGGGAACAGAGAGGAAAGGCATGGCTGGTTTGGTTGGTTTGCCACCTACAGTGGCATACAGTTGCATTACAAAAAGAGaaaaagtacactgaacaaaaatataaacatgtaaagtgttggtcgcatgtttcatgagttgaaatacaaaatcccataaatgttccatatgcaaatAGCTTATTTTACTCAAATTTTGTGtataaatttgtttacatccctgtaagtgagcatttgtcctttgccaacacaatccatccacctgacagatgtggcatatcaagaagctgattaaacagcatgatcattacacaggtgcaccttgtgctggggccaATAAAAGCAcactctgaaatgtgcagttgtgtcacacaatgccacagatgtccaaAGTGTTTGAGGGAGTGAGTAATTGGCgaactgttgccagataattgaatgttaatttctctaccataagccgcctccaaatataattttagagaatttgaccgcacgtccaaccggcctcacaaacgtTGTgggggtgagtggtttgctgatgtcaacgttgtgaacagagtgctccatggtggcggtggagttagggtatgggcaggcataagctatggacaatgaacacaattgcattttataaaCAGCAATTTTAATACACAGAGATaatgtgacgagatcctgaggcccctTGTTGttccattcatctgccgccatcacctcatgtttcatcatGATAATGCATTGAcctatgtcgcaaggatctgtacacaattcctgaagctgaaaatgtcccagttattccatgacctgcatactcaccagcccttggttctctccagacctgactgcccttgaccagcacaaaaacatcctgtggcgttctgcattagcatcgaatagcccctgtgatatgcaacttttcagggaagttaagaaccaatatacacaggaagttaggaaagctaaggctagc
This genomic window from Oncorhynchus kisutch isolate 150728-3 linkage group LG20, Okis_V2, whole genome shotgun sequence contains:
- the LOC109866022 gene encoding intraflagellar transport protein 56, whose product is MILSRVKPAVGGDSAASVSEKKKKNKAKKSPRLEEYLNQRDYLGAQTLLEFQRDVGEKEEHADLWIGYCAFHLGDYKRAMEEYRALTLRLEEPGEVWVYLACTQFFLGLYREAEEAANKAPKCALQNRLLFHLAHKFNDEKKLMGFHQNLEDVTEDQLSLASIHYMRSHYQEAIDIYKRILLQNRDFLALNVYVALCYYKLDYYDVSQEVLAVYLQSIPESTIALNLKACNHFRLYNGKAAEAELKNLIDISSCSFEFAKELIRHNLVVFRGGEGALQVLPPLIDVISEARLNLVIYYLRQDDVQEAYTLIKDLEPTTPQEYILKGVVNAALGQEIGSRDHLKIAQQFFQLVGGSASECDTIPGRQCMASCFFLLRQFEDVLIYLNSVKSYFYTEDMFNFNYAQAKAALGNYKEAEEIFLLIQGEKMKTDYVYLSWLTRCYIMNQKGRLAWELYLKMGASPDSFSLLQLIANDCYKMGQFYWAAKAFDTLEKLDPDSNYWEGKRGACVGIFQLILAGREPKETLKEVLPLLRSTQNPQVEYIIRALRKWAKDNRVPLT